A single region of the bacterium genome encodes:
- a CDS encoding Gfo/Idh/MocA family oxidoreductase encodes MKTIRFGVIGLGLMGREFASAASRWCHLTDMEIKPEIISLCDRTVSESVTGWFTSNFPSVRQVTDDYNEVLGNPDIEAVYIAVPHHLHEEIYTAAIESGKHFLGEKPFGIDKKANDTIIDMLEKHPGVFARCSSEFPFFPAVQKIGEMIENKAFGTIIEVESGFLHSTDLDPDKPINWKRMIEFNGLYGCMGDLGMHACHVPFRAGWTPINVRVILSDIVKERPDGRGGVAPCRTWDNATLFCETADNESGDTFPWTIKTYRIAPGEKNTWYIRILGTKASAGFTTKAPKLLRYLDYSAGEQAWTDIETGYESAFKTITGSIFEFGFTDSILQMWAAFLYELDNGKPKKRFAGCVTPEETALSHSLFTAAIESQETGETISLSRK; translated from the coding sequence ATGAAAACGATACGTTTCGGCGTCATAGGTCTCGGTCTCATGGGGAGGGAATTCGCAAGCGCTGCGTCACGGTGGTGTCATCTTACCGATATGGAAATCAAGCCCGAGATTATTTCTCTGTGCGACCGCACTGTCAGCGAGTCGGTGACCGGCTGGTTCACCTCGAACTTTCCCTCGGTACGACAGGTCACGGACGATTACAACGAGGTTCTCGGGAATCCTGACATTGAAGCTGTATATATTGCGGTTCCCCATCACTTGCACGAAGAGATATACACGGCTGCCATAGAGTCCGGCAAACATTTTCTCGGCGAAAAACCTTTTGGTATAGACAAGAAGGCAAACGATACCATTATTGATATGCTTGAAAAGCATCCCGGAGTTTTCGCACGCTGCTCCTCGGAATTCCCGTTTTTCCCGGCTGTTCAGAAGATTGGGGAGATGATTGAAAATAAAGCGTTCGGGACGATTATCGAGGTTGAATCGGGATTTCTTCACTCAACCGACCTCGATCCCGACAAACCCATAAACTGGAAGCGCATGATCGAATTCAACGGGCTTTATGGGTGTATGGGCGATCTCGGAATGCATGCCTGCCATGTCCCTTTCCGGGCCGGATGGACTCCCATAAATGTCAGAGTCATACTTTCGGATATTGTGAAAGAAAGGCCGGACGGACGAGGCGGAGTTGCCCCCTGCAGGACATGGGATAATGCAACGCTTTTCTGCGAAACAGCCGACAACGAAAGTGGTGACACGTTCCCCTGGACAATTAAAACCTATCGTATAGCTCCCGGCGAAAAAAATACATGGTACATCAGAATTCTCGGAACGAAAGCATCCGCAGGTTTCACGACAAAAGCCCCAAAACTTCTCAGATATCTCGATTATTCCGCGGGCGAGCAGGCATGGACCGATATTGAAACGGGGTATGAGTCGGCTTTTAAAACCATCACGGGTAGTATATTCGAATTTGGATTCACGGACTCCATTCTTCAGATGTGGGCGGCATTTCTTTATGAGCTCGATAACGGGAAGCCGAAGAAGAGGTTCGCAGGTTGCGTAACCCCGGAGGAAACCGCTCTTTCCCACTCACTTTTCACGGCAGCAATCGAATCGCAGGAAACAGGGGAAACAATATCTCTTTCTCGTAAATAG
- a CDS encoding sodium/solute symporter (Members of the Solute:Sodium Symporter (SSS), TC 2.A.21 as described in tcdb.org, catalyze solute:Na+ symport. Known solutes for members of the family include sugars, amino acids, nucleosides, inositols, vitamins, urea or anions, depending on the system.) encodes MENVGLLDSIIIISYFVFVIFIGFFSGRGKKESARDYFITSGQLPFYLIGFSMLASSVSTEQFIGSCGFTYKWGVPVFNWELANFVSMLIMLWIFIPVYLNKRIITIPQYLEMRFGSGPRNIYAILSIIALVFIMLAGVVYTGGFLLEQIFGLNKFVGIWLMVIVAGSYTIFGGLISVAWTQLFQGGLLLIGGVFISVIGLMHVDGGFSAIVGTGVRSHLIQPFSHPEIPWTAVLVLTIPVNIWYWCTSQPMIQSCLGAKSRWHGMMGIILTGFLIIISSMAIEFPGLIAYALNPNLEKPDMAYPFVVKTLLSTGLRGLVLAGLCAAAMSTIEALTHSASTLFTLELYNKIKTDVSDEKLISVGRTCSAIVLILGALWAPMVGKFPTIFEFFQKCWFFFAGPVASVFILAVLWKRMTAKAAFWTLAMCFPLFILPYAIRIGEMKFGWQMNEFNLAGIVFIISLVFAIIVSLFTGKSDRNHVEGLVWVPSMMRLPEEEVANGYPWYRNLWLWCGIWVAVMTAIYIKFW; translated from the coding sequence ATGGAGAATGTTGGATTATTGGATTCGATAATAATTATCTCCTACTTTGTCTTTGTAATATTCATCGGTTTTTTTTCGGGCAGGGGAAAAAAGGAATCCGCCCGCGACTACTTTATCACATCGGGGCAGCTCCCGTTCTATCTCATCGGATTCAGCATGCTCGCCTCCTCTGTCAGCACCGAGCAATTTATCGGATCATGCGGATTTACCTACAAGTGGGGAGTTCCGGTTTTCAACTGGGAATTGGCAAATTTCGTCTCCATGCTTATAATGCTCTGGATTTTCATACCCGTCTATCTGAATAAGCGCATCATAACTATTCCGCAGTATCTCGAAATGCGTTTCGGCAGCGGTCCCCGAAATATCTATGCCATATTAAGCATCATAGCACTTGTATTTATCATGCTCGCAGGTGTCGTCTATACCGGCGGTTTCCTGCTGGAACAGATTTTCGGGTTGAATAAATTCGTTGGTATCTGGCTGATGGTGATAGTAGCCGGAAGCTATACGATTTTCGGCGGTCTGATTTCTGTGGCATGGACACAGCTTTTCCAGGGAGGGCTCCTTCTTATCGGGGGTGTTTTTATTTCGGTAATTGGACTGATGCATGTTGATGGAGGATTCAGCGCAATTGTCGGTACAGGCGTACGCTCTCACCTGATCCAACCGTTCAGCCATCCGGAAATTCCCTGGACCGCTGTACTCGTCCTGACAATCCCTGTCAATATCTGGTACTGGTGCACGAGTCAGCCGATGATTCAGAGCTGTCTCGGCGCCAAGTCACGCTGGCATGGAATGATGGGGATTATTCTGACGGGGTTCCTCATTATCATATCCTCTATGGCAATCGAGTTTCCCGGTCTCATCGCATATGCTTTAAATCCGAACCTCGAAAAACCCGATATGGCGTATCCATTCGTGGTCAAAACGCTGTTATCGACCGGCCTGCGCGGCCTGGTTCTCGCCGGGTTGTGCGCTGCGGCAATGAGTACGATAGAAGCGCTCACCCATTCGGCGTCAACATTGTTCACACTTGAATTATATAACAAGATTAAAACCGACGTATCCGATGAGAAACTTATCTCGGTAGGCCGTACATGCAGCGCGATTGTCCTCATCCTCGGCGCCTTATGGGCTCCGATGGTCGGAAAATTCCCTACAATTTTCGAGTTCTTTCAAAAATGCTGGTTTTTCTTTGCCGGACCGGTTGCATCCGTTTTCATTCTGGCCGTGCTCTGGAAGAGAATGACGGCAAAGGCTGCATTCTGGACTCTTGCAATGTGCTTTCCTTTATTCATATTACCGTATGCAATACGAATCGGAGAAATGAAGTTCGGCTGGCAAATGAACGAGTTCAATCTTGCGGGTATCGTTTTCATCATTTCACTCGTATTTGCGATAATTGTCAGCCTGTTCACCGGGAAGTCCGACAGAAATCATGTGGAAGGATTGGTATGGGTTCCTTCCATGATGCGGCTTCCGGAAGAGGAAGTGGCCAACGGATATCCATGGTATAGAAATCTCTGGCTGTGGTGTGGAATATGGGTTGCGGTCATGAC
- a CDS encoding carbohydrate binding domain-containing protein, translating to MEKNTDVIGFQNAFRSVIVVITIMCAGISMVLAQTANPGCTVDVSKPGAVVAPICRGQQIEEFNHQIQGGLYAQLINNPSFEELNDPVSYWTLVKHGSSNGILYGQTSGETGMLNTRQDHCMKLEVVSVSSGSVGMANGGYWGIKLENNTIYKVSFWARKGSNFAGSIKAKLESNDGTVYAESADFTPGTDWQHFTCDLITRGITRVTGTNRFVLYASTTGDVYFDVITVMPPTWKNRPNGLRPDLAEKLDALKIKYIQFPGGCTAESASMDKCWNWKNSIGPLEQRPGDTRNRWDYKNDLYFGLDEYFQLCEDMGAEPVYVTSAGIDETPASKRWFALCPLDKMQPIIDDILDLLEYCNGSASTTWGARRAANGHPAPYNLKYIEIGNENGWETENEYSPRYSMIHDAILAHYPDMKIMYNGYRQKNIPSHTLGNSVDFTDEHFYLKDLSILYKKYDSIDPACKKICVAEYASSVKGNGGNVIGNFGDALGDAVFMLGCEKNSERIWWTGYGNYAGLLGHSNFGPCIVWNDAVSSFASPSYYMQKMLFTDNQGSRIVPFTQNTANCSWSASIDTEHGKNDILLKVVNNKNTSETVNITLKGADTINPAGHATVLTGAPDDENSIANPTKVVPKTSTFAAGSSFNYSFPAYSVTVLRVSCKR from the coding sequence ATGGAAAAAAATACTGATGTGATCGGATTCCAGAATGCTTTTCGGTCAGTTATTGTGGTGATAACCATAATGTGTGCTGGAATATCCATGGTCCTGGCACAAACTGCCAATCCAGGCTGTACCGTTGACGTTTCGAAGCCGGGTGCCGTTGTCGCTCCTATTTGCAGAGGCCAGCAGATTGAGGAATTCAACCACCAGATTCAGGGCGGATTATATGCCCAGCTGATTAATAATCCTTCATTTGAAGAGTTGAATGATCCTGTATCTTATTGGACATTGGTAAAACACGGATCCTCGAACGGTATTTTATATGGTCAAACTTCCGGCGAAACAGGCATGCTGAACACCCGTCAGGATCATTGCATGAAACTTGAGGTCGTTTCTGTGTCTTCAGGAAGCGTCGGTATGGCAAATGGAGGTTACTGGGGAATAAAACTAGAGAACAATACTATATATAAAGTTTCATTCTGGGCAAGGAAAGGTTCGAATTTTGCCGGTTCTATAAAAGCGAAACTGGAAAGCAATGACGGCACCGTTTACGCGGAATCGGCCGATTTTACACCAGGTACTGACTGGCAGCATTTTACCTGCGATCTTATTACACGCGGTATTACACGAGTTACCGGAACCAACCGTTTTGTGCTCTATGCATCGACAACAGGCGATGTTTATTTTGATGTCATTACCGTAATGCCGCCGACATGGAAGAATCGCCCGAACGGTCTGCGGCCCGATCTGGCTGAAAAGTTAGATGCGTTAAAAATTAAATACATACAGTTTCCCGGTGGCTGTACCGCCGAATCTGCAAGTATGGATAAATGTTGGAACTGGAAAAATTCAATCGGTCCTCTTGAACAAAGACCGGGAGACACAAGAAACAGATGGGATTATAAAAACGACCTGTATTTCGGTTTGGATGAGTACTTCCAATTATGTGAAGATATGGGAGCCGAACCGGTTTATGTAACCTCAGCCGGAATCGATGAAACTCCCGCTTCCAAAAGGTGGTTCGCTCTTTGTCCGCTCGATAAAATGCAACCAATCATAGACGATATATTGGATTTACTGGAGTACTGCAACGGATCGGCTTCGACGACATGGGGAGCCAGACGCGCTGCGAACGGTCATCCGGCGCCATACAATCTCAAATACATTGAAATTGGCAATGAAAACGGGTGGGAAACAGAAAATGAGTATTCTCCACGATACTCCATGATCCATGATGCTATATTGGCTCATTATCCTGATATGAAAATTATGTATAATGGTTATCGTCAAAAAAATATACCTTCGCATACTCTGGGGAATTCTGTCGATTTTACCGATGAACATTTCTATTTGAAAGATCTGTCGATCTTATATAAGAAATATGATAGCATCGATCCGGCCTGCAAAAAAATATGTGTCGCCGAATATGCTTCCTCCGTCAAAGGGAATGGCGGGAATGTCATTGGTAATTTCGGAGATGCGCTTGGGGACGCCGTTTTCATGCTGGGATGCGAAAAAAATTCCGAAAGAATATGGTGGACAGGATATGGCAATTATGCCGGCCTCTTAGGCCATAGTAATTTTGGACCCTGTATTGTCTGGAATGATGCCGTCTCTAGCTTTGCCTCACCTTCGTACTACATGCAAAAAATGTTGTTCACGGATAATCAGGGAAGCCGTATTGTACCTTTTACTCAAAATACCGCCAATTGCTCCTGGTCTGCATCTATCGATACCGAACATGGTAAGAATGATATACTATTGAAAGTAGTAAACAATAAAAACACCTCCGAAACGGTAAACATAACTCTCAAAGGCGCCGATACTATTAATCCCGCTGGTCATGCCACTGTTTTGACCGGCGCTCCCGACGACGAAAATTCGATTGCGAATCCCACGAAAGTAGTTCCGAAAACGAGCACGTTTGCTGCCGGCAGCAGCTTCAATTATTCTTTCCCGGCCTATTCGGTTACCGTGCTTAGAGTATCGTGCAAACGCTGA